The Christiangramia flava JLT2011 region GTCAATCCCTACGCGACTATTGATTGTGGCTTCTTCAAAGAATTTCAAGGCTGCTTTGGCTAACGTAACGGTAATAATCAATTGTCCAGCCAGTTTTAATCCGGTTATTTGGTATTGAGTAAATAATTTTCCTGAATTAAAATTACTGACAAGCTTCAGAATAATTTTTACAGCATAAATGAATAGTGCAGAGACAAAAAGTTGAATGATCAATAATATTATGGTAATCATTTTTGATTCTGCTATGGATAGCATTTCAGGAAAATAACTGGAAGGTCTAACTCTGCCACCAAACAAAACATATAATAACAGGATTAATTCCATGATCCATTTAATTATTAAAATGAAGTAAGAAATATTAATTATCGTCTTTAATGAAGAAGGTGGTCTCATATAACTTATTATCGTTTATCAATAACAAAGATATGGAATTATTGTTTATCGATAATTGGATATAAAAAATCTTTCTACCGAAAATTTACGTTTTTTAGATTTTTCCTAAATTAATTTCTTTAAAACACGAGTTCTGTAATAAATAAATTAAAAGCTGCTTTTTCCTTAAGATTTATCTCTTTTTGTTTCGGGAAATCTTCAAGAATAACTATTATATTTGCCAGGAACGATATATCTAAGTATGCTTACCGCAATTCTTACAGGATTTTTATTTGCCATTTTTCTCGTTTTCGCGGGAAAATTTTTTAGAGGTAAGCTGGCAATCCTGTCTTCTTTAATTCCTTTAGGACTTTTCATCTACTTTATCCGGTTTATTGGTGAGATAGCCAATGGGGAAATAATTACAAGAACATACTCCTGGATTCCTTCTTTCAATGTGGATCTGAGTTTTAAGCTGGATGGATTATCCATGCTGTTCACGCTTATGATCACGGGAATTGGTTTCCTGGT contains the following coding sequences:
- a CDS encoding DUF2975 domain-containing protein → MELILLLYVLFGGRVRPSSYFPEMLSIAESKMITIILLIIQLFVSALFIYAVKIILKLVSNFNSGKLFTQYQITGLKLAGQLIITVTLAKAALKFFEEATINSRVGIDINFDEGFGSFWLVIAIGLFFIYLSGIFSNAKQLKEENDLTV